A stretch of the Enterobacteriaceae endosymbiont of Donacia proxima genome encodes the following:
- the dnaE gene encoding DNA polymerase III subunit alpha, which translates to MNYHKFIHLHVHSDYSIKDGLAKIKQIINKAVLFNMPAIAITDFNNIFGLVKFYKKSHNSGLKAITGADFKIKNLNNYKFSNITILVMNNIGYQNLKLLIFNSYKNGYDNNLGPIITYNLLSKYNKGLIILSGGIKGEIGKNILQKNIFIIKKLISFYKKYFNNRFYFEIIRTNRVDEEDYINLIVDLSSYFNIPLVATNDVRFLNKEDYYAHEIRIAINKGLTINKNYHNNHYSKEQFLKNTEEMCLLFKDIPEALSNSVEIAKRCSLFLSLGKSFLPKFIMKKNITLENYIFKKAYTGLKKKLNILYPNVNDFKRKNIQYQKRLDQELKIINQMGFPSYFLIVMEFVQWAKKNNIPVGPARGSGAGSLIAYVLNITNLDPIKFDLIFERFLNKERVSLPDFDIDFCMEKRDLVINHVKKIYGSESVFQIITFGTMTAKSVIRDVGRVLGYPYDFINRISKLIPVDIGINLKKAFLKNKKLFNLYKSDNNIKELVNTSLKLEGTVRNIGKHAGGVVISPDNIIKYTTIYCDYNGSNIVTQFDKNDIEDIGLVKFDFLGLRTLTVIHHAVKMINKKLIQDNKKLLDINNLDLDDKKIFNFLKKAKTTGIFQLESKGIKELIIQLQPDNFEDLIALLALYRPGPLQSGMVENFINRKHGREIISYPDKNWQHEKLKPILKSTYGIILYQEQVMKIAQVLANYSLGEADILRRVISKKQHKEMSKQRKRFLQGSQKLNIDNKLSMKIFDYLEKFASYGFNKSHSVGYALISYQTLWLKVYYPAEFMAAVLTSEMDNKNKIIHLIHECKKMKIKILSPNINLSLYKFHVNKNRHIIYGLGAIKGIGEQLAFNILNARKKIGYFKSIFHFFTRINFSKLNKRIIETLILSGSLDLFNFNRGLLINNLEKIIKLTNKYLKEKQTKQIDFFNKKNTSLLKDNNYIFNDINLSWTNKDILIKEKNILGFYLTGHPLDGFLKEILFYTKQNNIKYFLKNYKKPIRITIGGIINNIRTSYNKKKQKILLFHLDDNSAVLEINLFSNILNNKNNIVTLNNIVIINGILYFNNFLKLFICDVNNILDITTAREKYLNKINIIFKNKKILHNIIFFKNLKKILFFEKKNCKKNIQIYFFYEKLNFRKKIYFKKSYFITTEINVFNKFINLLNQKNIKLEFN; encoded by the coding sequence ATGAATTATCATAAATTTATACATTTACATGTACATAGTGATTATTCCATTAAAGATGGTCTTGCAAAAATAAAACAAATTATAAATAAAGCTGTATTATTTAATATGCCAGCTATAGCTATTACAGATTTTAATAATATATTTGGTCTAGTTAAATTTTATAAAAAATCACATAATTCAGGATTAAAAGCTATAACTGGAGCAGATTTTAAAATTAAAAATTTAAATAATTATAAATTTTCTAATATAACTATATTAGTAATGAATAATATTGGTTATCAAAATTTAAAATTATTAATATTTAATAGTTATAAAAATGGTTATGATAATAACTTAGGTCCTATAATAACTTATAATTTACTTTCAAAGTATAATAAAGGATTAATTATATTATCCGGAGGAATAAAAGGAGAAATAGGAAAAAATATTTTACAAAAAAATATTTTTATAATAAAAAAATTAATTTCTTTTTATAAAAAATATTTTAATAATCGTTTTTATTTTGAAATAATACGTACAAATCGTGTAGATGAAGAAGATTACATTAATTTAATTGTAGATTTATCAAGTTATTTTAATATTCCTTTAGTCGCTACTAATGATGTTCGTTTTCTAAATAAAGAAGATTATTATGCACATGAAATTCGTATTGCAATTAATAAAGGTTTAACTATAAATAAAAATTATCATAATAATCATTATAGTAAAGAACAATTTTTAAAAAATACAGAAGAAATGTGTCTTTTATTTAAAGATATCCCAGAAGCACTATCTAATAGTGTAGAAATAGCAAAAAGATGTAGTTTATTTTTATCATTAGGTAAATCTTTTTTACCAAAATTTATAATGAAAAAAAACATTACACTAGAAAATTATATTTTTAAAAAAGCTTATACAGGTTTAAAAAAAAAATTAAATATTCTATATCCTAATGTAAATGATTTTAAAAGAAAAAATATACAATATCAAAAAAGATTAGATCAAGAATTAAAAATTATTAATCAAATGGGTTTTCCTAGTTATTTTCTTATAGTTATGGAATTTGTTCAATGGGCTAAAAAAAATAATATTCCTGTAGGGCCAGCAAGAGGTTCAGGAGCAGGTTCTTTAATAGCTTATGTTTTAAACATTACTAATTTAGATCCTATAAAATTTGATTTAATTTTTGAAAGATTTTTAAATAAAGAAAGAGTTTCATTACCAGATTTTGATATTGATTTTTGTATGGAAAAACGTGATTTAGTTATTAATCACGTAAAAAAAATATATGGATCTGAATCAGTGTTTCAAATTATAACATTTGGAACAATGACCGCAAAATCTGTTATTAGAGATGTCGGAAGAGTTTTAGGTTATCCATACGATTTTATTAATCGTATTTCAAAATTAATTCCAGTAGATATAGGTATTAATTTAAAAAAAGCTTTTTTAAAAAATAAAAAATTATTTAATTTATATAAATCAGATAATAATATTAAAGAATTAGTTAATACATCTTTAAAATTAGAAGGTACAGTTAGAAATATTGGGAAACATGCTGGAGGTGTTGTTATATCTCCTGATAATATTATAAAATATACAACTATATATTGTGATTATAATGGTAGTAATATAGTTACTCAATTTGATAAAAATGATATAGAAGATATAGGTTTAGTAAAATTTGATTTTTTAGGTTTAAGAACTTTAACAGTTATTCATCATGCAGTAAAGATGATTAATAAAAAACTTATTCAAGATAATAAAAAATTATTAGATATTAATAATCTTGATTTAGATGATAAAAAAATTTTTAATTTTTTAAAAAAAGCTAAAACTACGGGTATTTTCCAATTAGAATCAAAAGGAATTAAAGAATTAATTATACAATTACAACCTGATAATTTTGAAGATTTAATAGCGTTATTAGCTTTATATAGACCTGGCCCATTACAATCAGGAATGGTCGAAAATTTTATTAATAGAAAACATGGTAGAGAAATTATTTCGTATCCTGATAAAAATTGGCAGCATGAAAAATTAAAACCAATATTAAAATCTACATATGGTATTATTTTGTATCAAGAACAAGTAATGAAAATAGCTCAAGTATTAGCAAATTATAGTTTAGGAGAAGCAGATATTTTAAGAAGAGTAATTAGTAAAAAACAACATAAAGAAATGTCAAAGCAAAGAAAACGTTTTTTACAAGGTTCTCAAAAATTAAATATTGATAATAAATTATCTATGAAAATTTTCGACTATTTAGAAAAATTTGCCTCATATGGATTTAATAAATCTCATTCTGTGGGATATGCTTTAATATCTTATCAAACTTTATGGTTAAAAGTATATTATCCAGCAGAATTTATGGCAGCAGTTTTAACATCAGAGATGGATAATAAAAATAAAATTATTCATTTAATACATGAATGTAAAAAAATGAAAATTAAAATTTTATCACCTAATATTAATTTAAGTTTATATAAATTTCATGTTAATAAAAATAGACATATTATTTATGGATTAGGAGCTATAAAAGGTATTGGAGAACAATTAGCATTTAATATATTAAATGCTAGAAAAAAAATAGGTTATTTTAAATCTATATTTCATTTCTTTACAAGAATAAATTTTTCTAAACTTAATAAAAGGATTATAGAAACATTAATATTATCTGGATCATTAGATTTATTTAATTTTAATAGAGGATTATTAATAAATAATTTAGAAAAAATTATAAAATTAACAAATAAATATTTAAAAGAAAAACAAACAAAACAAATAGATTTTTTTAATAAAAAAAATACTTCTCTATTAAAAGATAACAATTATATTTTTAATGATATTAATTTGTCATGGACAAATAAAGATATTCTCATAAAAGAAAAAAATATTTTAGGTTTTTATTTAACAGGTCATCCACTAGATGGATTTTTAAAAGAAATTTTATTTTATACTAAACAAAATAATATAAAATATTTTTTAAAAAATTATAAAAAACCGATAAGAATTACAATAGGAGGTATAATTAATAATATCCGTACTTCTTATAATAAAAAAAAACAAAAAATATTATTATTTCATTTAGATGATAATTCTGCTGTATTAGAAATAAATTTATTTTCAAACATATTAAATAATAAAAATAATATAGTTACATTAAATAATATAGTTATTATAAATGGAATATTATATTTTAATAATTTTTTAAAATTATTTATTTGTGATGTTAATAATATTTTAGATATAACAACTGCAAGAGAAAAATATTTAAATAAAATAAATATTATTTTTAAAAATAAAAAAATTTTACATAATATTATTTTTTTTAAAAATTTAAAAAAAATACTTTTTTTTGAGAAAAAAAATTGTAAAAAAAACATACAAATATATTTTTTTTATGAAAAATTAAATTTTAGAAAAAAAATATATTTTAAAAAATCTTATTTTATTACAACTGAAATAAATGTATTTAATAAATTTATTAATTTATTAAACCAAAAAAATATTAAATTAGAATTTAATTAA
- the fabZ gene encoding 3-hydroxyacyl-ACP dehydratase FabZ, which translates to MMLNINEILSFLPHRYPFILVDKIIAFQKFKFLNAIKNISLNEPFFQGHFPKNPIYPGVLLLESMIQTTGLLIYKSDVNKKKFMYYVVGIDQVRFKKFLFPGDQVIIKSTFKKKKNSFVFFNSTAKINNKIICKAKIICIYIAK; encoded by the coding sequence ATGATGTTAAATATCAATGAAATTTTATCTTTTTTACCACATAGATATCCTTTTATTTTAGTAGATAAAATTATAGCATTTCAAAAATTTAAATTTTTGAATGCTATAAAAAATATTTCTTTAAACGAACCTTTTTTTCAAGGACATTTCCCTAAAAATCCTATTTATCCTGGAGTATTATTATTAGAATCTATGATTCAAACTACAGGATTATTAATTTATAAAAGTGATGTAAATAAAAAAAAATTTATGTATTATGTAGTTGGTATAGATCAAGTACGTTTTAAAAAATTTCTTTTTCCAGGAGATCAAGTAATAATAAAAAGTACTTTTAAAAAAAAAAAAAATTCTTTTGTATTTTTTAATAGTACAGCAAAAATTAATAATAAAATTATTTGTAAAGCAAAAATTATATGCATATATATTGCAAAATAA
- a CDS encoding OmpH family outer membrane protein: MKNFFKLTLLIFIFFSLFNKQAFCCTKIVVVNIAKIFDVIPQKKKITKKLEKELYSDFLVIKKMKKLYLSKIKKLENKNLSKKSRQNLEKEIKYEKKILTRKIKFYTKKNRQKQENARNKILIFIHKLINIIAKKKHYNIVLDISSIAYIQNVKDITNDVINLAIQQNNVLFI; encoded by the coding sequence ATGAAAAATTTTTTTAAATTAACATTATTAATTTTTATTTTTTTTAGTTTATTTAATAAACAAGCTTTCTGTTGTACTAAAATAGTAGTGGTTAATATTGCTAAAATTTTCGATGTAATACCTCAAAAAAAAAAAATAACTAAAAAATTAGAAAAAGAATTATATTCTGATTTTTTAGTTATTAAAAAAATGAAAAAATTATATTTATCTAAAATAAAAAAATTAGAAAATAAAAATTTATCTAAAAAATCAAGACAAAATTTAGAAAAAGAAATTAAATACGAAAAAAAAATTTTAACAAGAAAAATAAAATTTTATACAAAAAAAAATCGTCAAAAACAAGAAAATGCACGTAATAAAATATTAATTTTTATTCATAAATTAATAAATATTATTGCTAAAAAAAAACATTATAATATTGTTTTAGATATTTCTTCAATAGCATATATTCAAAATGTTAAAGATATAACAAATGATGTAATTAATTTAGCAATTCAACAAAATAATGTTTTATTTATATAA
- the bamA gene encoding outer membrane protein assembly factor BamA codes for MIFISFKKKILIKIKNYYKFLFILFFIFNTNIFCYANNLNKKNNYINQVISFNLNKIKFKKNEIYSYITKNFFYKKKFFNLLQIICLHNLINNINIIQYKNLIFVKILEKPIINNIKIKGNEIIDNDLIYFLLNKLNIKKNNIFNNYSLLLFKKNVKSIFLKNFMFFPYIKIKIKKYLNNKIDIQILFEKNNYINLNYINITGNKVYKTNFLLNYLNINNKFLFFFTKQKKYKISDINYILDRLNNFYINQGYLKFHIQDIIQSSSGVGNKKKKFLTIKIKENQPFYYKKIIIKLDKNKYLKKTIIDIIDIFPKKIYETNTVIKSKYKIVKFLRENGFLYPEIKIQPIINRKKNTINILIYIKTNNKYYVRKINFLGNNFTKDFILRNELLQLEGNPLNIKLIKKTKEGLLSLGYFNKVDIYLYKNNDLKNTLDVIFKVDEKNEGFLRTGLGIIKGGSLGLNTILQQNNFIGTGYDVDIDFHKDFYHYYLEIFIMKKHAFFKKIDSGIKIFLNSINEDDNISYNYINKNKGFLGIFKLSINNKLFIINNIGFIKNKISNIEPQLLLWNYLRNIGYQKYNKSYKYYLLDEFVIHYKFIFKNFNNFNLSSGGILSSIDTYFSIPWYSKNRYYKINFNYLQYFPLFYLQKLKSNLQNNDFIVFLFKTNFSYGNGFLGGKYPFYKNFYLGGSNSMRGFQSNSIGPKGIYYSSKEYNCNNKKTICLSNIPIGGNILFNINNELIIPLSFIKNKFIKQIKSSIFLDIGNLIDTSWKNNYLFKLYKIPKFNLFFQIRSSIGLSFQFHTSFGDIIVSFAYPFKKYKMDKIQFIQFNFTQNGNNYLK; via the coding sequence ATGATTTTCATCAGTTTTAAAAAAAAAATTTTAATAAAAATTAAAAATTATTATAAATTTTTATTTATTTTATTTTTTATTTTTAATACAAATATTTTTTGTTATGCAAATAATTTAAATAAAAAAAATAATTATATTAATCAAGTTATTTCTTTTAATTTAAATAAAATAAAATTTAAAAAAAATGAAATATATTCATATATAACGAAAAATTTTTTTTATAAAAAAAAATTTTTTAATTTATTACAAATAATATGTTTACATAATCTAATAAACAATATAAATATTATTCAATATAAAAATTTAATTTTTGTAAAAATTTTAGAAAAACCAATCATTAATAATATAAAAATTAAAGGTAATGAAATTATTGATAATGATCTTATTTATTTTTTATTAAATAAATTAAATATAAAAAAAAACAATATATTTAATAATTACTCTTTGTTATTATTTAAAAAAAATGTAAAATCAATCTTTTTAAAGAATTTTATGTTTTTTCCTTATATAAAAATAAAAATAAAAAAATATTTAAATAATAAAATAGATATTCAAATTTTATTTGAAAAAAATAATTATATAAATCTTAATTATATTAATATTACTGGTAATAAAGTTTATAAGACTAATTTTTTATTAAATTATTTAAATATTAATAATAAATTTTTATTTTTTTTTACAAAACAGAAAAAATATAAAATTAGTGATATTAATTATATTTTAGATCGATTAAATAATTTTTATATAAATCAAGGATATTTAAAATTCCATATACAAGATATTATACAAAGTTCATCAGGAGTGGGAAATAAGAAAAAAAAATTTTTAACAATAAAAATTAAAGAAAATCAACCATTTTATTATAAGAAAATAATAATAAAATTAGATAAAAACAAATATTTAAAAAAAACAATAATAGATATAATTGATATTTTTCCAAAAAAAATTTATGAAACTAATACGGTGATTAAATCAAAATATAAAATAGTAAAATTTTTAAGGGAAAATGGATTTTTATATCCTGAAATAAAAATACAACCTATCATAAATAGAAAAAAAAATACAATTAATATTTTAATTTATATAAAAACTAACAATAAATATTATGTAAGAAAAATAAATTTTTTAGGAAATAATTTTACTAAAGATTTTATTTTAAGAAATGAATTATTACAATTAGAAGGTAACCCACTTAATATTAAATTAATAAAAAAAACAAAAGAAGGATTATTATCTTTAGGATACTTTAATAAAGTAGATATTTATTTATATAAAAATAATGATTTAAAAAATACATTAGATGTAATATTTAAAGTCGATGAAAAAAATGAAGGTTTTTTAAGAACTGGATTAGGAATAATTAAAGGTGGATCATTAGGGTTAAATACTATTTTACAACAAAATAATTTTATAGGTACTGGATATGATGTAGATATTGATTTTCATAAAGATTTTTATCATTATTATTTAGAAATTTTTATTATGAAAAAACATGCTTTTTTTAAAAAAATAGATTCTGGTATAAAAATATTTTTGAATTCTATAAATGAAGATGATAATATTTCTTATAATTATATAAATAAAAACAAAGGTTTTTTAGGAATATTTAAATTATCAATTAATAATAAATTATTTATTATAAATAATATTGGATTTATAAAAAATAAAATTAGTAATATTGAACCACAATTATTGTTATGGAATTATCTTAGAAATATAGGATATCAAAAATATAATAAATCATATAAATATTATTTATTAGATGAATTTGTGATCCATTACAAATTTATATTTAAAAATTTTAATAATTTTAATTTATCATCAGGTGGTATTTTAAGTTCTATAGATACTTATTTTTCTATTCCCTGGTATAGTAAAAATCGTTATTATAAAATTAATTTTAATTATTTACAATATTTTCCTTTATTTTATTTACAAAAATTAAAAAGTAATTTACAAAATAATGATTTTATAGTTTTTTTATTTAAAACTAATTTTAGTTATGGTAATGGTTTTTTAGGTGGAAAATATCCTTTTTATAAAAATTTTTATTTAGGTGGATCTAATTCGATGAGAGGTTTCCAATCCAATAGTATTGGTCCTAAAGGTATCTATTATTCTTCAAAAGAATATAATTGTAATAATAAAAAAACTATTTGTTTATCTAATATTCCAATAGGTGGTAATATTTTATTTAATATAAATAATGAATTAATTATTCCTTTATCTTTTATAAAAAATAAATTTATAAAACAAATAAAATCTTCTATTTTTTTAGATATAGGTAATTTAATAGATACTTCATGGAAAAATAATTATTTATTTAAATTATATAAAATTCCTAAATTTAATCTTTTTTTTCAAATAAGATCGTCTATAGGTTTATCTTTTCAATTTCATACTTCATTCGGTGATATAATTGTTTCTTTTGCATATCCATTTAAAAAATATAAAATGGATAAAATTCAGTTTATTCAATTTAATTTTACACAAAATGGAAATAATTATTTAAAATAA